One stretch of Cryptococcus decagattii chromosome 10, complete sequence DNA includes these proteins:
- a CDS encoding FACT complex subunit POB3 — protein MSTVTFENIFHGDSADLGKLRFNPVGFGWKAYQSEENNPTTYNGSDIRHATWFRVARHFQLRLGMRNSEKPRISFDGFKRDDLDKIKRTLQEYFNITLETRDTSLKGWNWGAAQVKGTDLVFQVQGKTAFDVPLSQVANSNIAGKNEVALEFNPSSDYKFDPKDLNKRPPDEMVEMRFYIPGKSMKMAGSDTGSGGEETELDEEGNEVSAADAFHSLIKEKADIGAVVGDSIVVFEDCLILTPRGRFSIEVYTDSIRLVGKSTDHRVPFSSIHRIFLLPKLDDLHVQLVLGLDPPIRQGATRYPFLVAQWPKDEVVNAELNLTDEELTQYPDLEKTYEATTFQVVSRVLKALTGKKVTPPGSLRNAQGLNGIRANVKAVQGELYFLEKGLIFISKQPILIDFSKTDSISFSRVGGGVASARTFDMRVVSKTGGANHVFSAINKQEVGPISSFLQSKNIRLKNEMEEATVDIDEPFSDDDEEMESPSEDERPSKAKNDKSKTVKKSADDDEDESEDEDFEDASSDGGSPSESDSDEDSGMASDASDPMMEELRKKNQAKRAKAKETSGSASEDEKPKKKKAKKEEDE, from the exons ATGTCCACAGTGACGTTTGAAAACA TCTTTCACGGTGATTCTGCCGACTTGGGAA AGCTCCGTTTTAATCCCGTTGGATTTGGATGGAAGGCGTACCAGAGCGAGGAGAACAACCCTACGACATATAATGGATCTGACATCAGACATGCCACATGGTTCCG AGTCGCTCGTCATTTTCAGCTTCGACTGGGTATGCGAAACTCTGAAAAGCCTCGGATCTCATTTGACGGTTTCAAGAGAGAT GACTTGGATAAGATCAAGCGAACTCTCCAAGAATATTTCAACATCACGCTTGAGACGAGAGATACGAGTTTGAAGGGATGGAACTGGGGTGCGGCACAAGTGAAAG GGACCGATCTCGTCTTCCAAGTTCAAGGAAAAACTGCATTCGATGTTCCACTCTCCCAAGTCGCGAACTCCAACATTGCCGGCAAGAACGAAGTCGCTCTAGAATTCAACCCTTCTTCCGACTACAAATTTGATCCCAAAGACCTCAATAAGCGCCCTCCTGATGAAATGGTTGAGATGCGTTTCTACATTCCTGGAAAGAGTATGAAAATGGCTGGTAGCGATACTGGTAGTGGTGGTGAGGAGACTGAAttggatgaggaagggaaTGAAGTCAGCGCCGCGGATGCGTTCCACAGTTTaatcaaggagaaggcggATATTGGAGCTGTCGTCGGGGATAGCATTGTAGTGTTTGAAGACTGCTTGATCTTGACGCCCAG AGGCCGATTTTCTATCGAAGTTTACACTGATTCTATCCGACTTGTCGGTAAATCCACCGACCACCGAGTCCCCTTCAGCTCTATTCACCgaatcttcctccttcccaaGCTCGACGACCTCCACGTTCAACTTGTTCTTGGTCTCGACCCTCCTATTCGGCAGGGTGCTACTCGATATCCCTTCCTTGTCGCACAGTGGCCCAAGGATGAAGTTGTCAATGCCGAACTTAACCTCACGGA CGAGGAGCTCACACAATACCCCGATTTGGAGAAGACTTATGAGGCGACAACCTTCCAGGTCGTCTCTCGTGTGCTCAAAGCCTTGACTGGAAAGAAGGTGACACCTCCAGGAAGCTTGAGAAA CGCTCAAGGCCTCAACGGTATTAGAGCCAATGTCAAGGCCGTTCAAGGGGAACTATACTTTCTTGAAAAGGGTCtcattttcatctccaAACAACCCATCCTCATCGACTTTTCTAAAACCGACAGCATTTCATTTTCCCGTGTTGGCGGTGGCGTCGCTTCTGCTCGAACATTTGACATGCGCGTCGTGTCTAAGACTGGAGGCGCTAATCACGTGTTCAGCGCTATCAACAAGCAAGAGGTCGGGCCAATCAGCTCTTTCCTGCAATCCAAGAATATCCGACTCAAGaatgagatggaagaggcaACTGTTGATATCGACGAGCCGTTTAgcgacgatgatgaggagatggaaagcCCTTCTGAAGACGAGAGACCATCAAAAGCAAAGAATGACAAGTCGAAGACTGTGAAGAAATCagctgatgatgacgaagatgagTCTG aagatgaagacttTGAAGATGCATCTTCCGACGGCGGCTCACCGAGTGAATCTGATTCTGACGAAGACTCTGGTATGGCTTCAGATGCGAGCGACCCTATGATGGAAGAACTTCGGAAAAAGAATCAAGCCAAGCGAgcaaaggcaaaggagaCGAGTGGGAGTGCGAGTGAGGACGAAaagccgaagaagaagaaggcgaagaaggaggaggatgaataG